The following are encoded together in the Notolabrus celidotus isolate fNotCel1 chromosome 9, fNotCel1.pri, whole genome shotgun sequence genome:
- the ier3ip1 gene encoding immediate early response 3-interacting protein 1, translating into MSFTLYSLIQAAILCVNAVAVLHEERFLSKIGWGVDQSVGGFGDEPGIKVQMMNLIRSVRTVMRVPLIAVNTVCIVLLLLFG; encoded by the exons atgtCTTTTACTTTGTATTCCCTCATTCAAGCTGCTATTCTGTGCGTAAATGCGGTCGCAGTTCTACACGAAGAAAGGTTTCTGAGCAAAA TCGGCTGGGGAGTGGACCAAAGCGTGGGAGGTTTCGGGGATGAACCAGGTATCAAAGTCCAGATGATGAACCTAATCCGGTCTGTGAGGACAGTGATGAGAG tgcCGTTGATAGCAGTGAATACGGTCTGCATTGTGCTGCTGCTTCTCTTCGGATGA
- the si:ch211-12e13.1 gene encoding uncharacterized protein si:ch211-12e13.1, whose amino-acid sequence MGSACSCIVASLSACSLYLFYVHIYSSHAVLRRNVLESRRLPSPVYLYLKYLIKTFTLWRTGHLKSLITDSCEVVYTIINCRWETPLLRRFCSAAGYGWDYPDTEFRDVPLCFPEFLCGRLLLMAITDGKFRLSPAGLVRVHQSLKTLEPVDELKKGPFMLQVRVLEYRQLEAGVEVDICLCATSRTGRPVWESVLTLLSEKKLHKESRNELTSRPDEPVLENVKQVELRVPRSAGLQCIWFCSDFSPYRLLIAPARLFCRSQTSSHLWMLSVCLAEIEKHKGVEIITAPVSITAQFKDPLSVPGRVTLRFWETTDDRSQSSARGLSFHMQQSGRSTSHMIGSISRS is encoded by the exons ATGGGGAGTGCATGCAGTTGCATTGTTGCTTCGCTTTCTGCATgctctttgtatttattttatgttcacaTTTACTCATCACATGCCGTGCTGAGACGAAATGTACTCGAAAGCAGGAGGCTTCCAAGTCCAGTTTATCTCTACCTAAAATACCTGATCAAAACTTTCACCCTGTGGAGGACAGGACACCTGAAGTCGCTCATCACGGACAGCTGTGAGGTTGTGTACACGATCATAAACTGCAG GTGGGAGACTCCTCTGTTGAGAAGGTTCTGCAGTGCTGCAGGTTATGGTTGGGATTATCCAGACACAGAGTTCAGAGACGTCCCCCTGTGCTTCCCAGAGTTCCTGTGTGGCAGGCTGCTGCTTATGGCGATCACTGATGGGAAGTTCAGACTCAGTCCTGCAG GACTGGTTCGTGTCCACCAGAGTCTGAAAACCCTCGAGCCAGTCGATGAACTGAAGAAGGGTCCGTTCATGCTGCAGGTTCGAGTCCTGGAGTACCGGCAGCTTGAAGCAGGCGTGGAGGTGGACATCTGTCTGTGTGCAACTTCTCGTACCGGGCGTCCAGTGTGGGAGAGTGTCCTGACGCTGCTGTCGGAAAAGAAGCTCCACAAAGAGAGCAGAAATGAACTTACAA GCCGACCTGATGAGCCTGTTCTAGAAAATGTAAAGCAGGTAGAGCTACGAGTTCCCAGGTCTGCTGGCCTGCAGTGTATATGGTTCTGCTCTGACTTCTCCCCCTATCGGCTCCTCATTGCACCAGCCCGGCTCTTCTGTAGAAGTCAGACTTCCTCACATCTCTGGATGCTGTCGGTTTGTCTGGCTGAAATAGAAAAGCACAAAG GGGTGGAGATCATCACAGCGCCTGTCAGCATCACGGCCCAGTTTAAGGATCCTCTGTCGGTACCAGGCAGAGTGACGCTCAGGTTCTGGGAGACGACCGATGACCGGAGTCAGTCTTCTGCCCGAGGCCTCAGCTTTCACATGCAACAGAGTGGAAGAAGCACATCTCACATGATAGGATCGATTTCTCGGTCATGA
- the si:ch211-12e13.12 gene encoding paralemmin-2: MPCDFHYSNSGKSSAVEGLSKKEKYMKKQGRRDTASIPLSPPAGSSSVQVYNEYQKVAFKIHPENGHATGNGSHSRKDKVSSRDDQGKMSCVPDIISHSQDQRYGMKDEVFHRNSLWRMDSSSQAYSGQEDNSTDPHETLTETSTLTFVDAHTMDESTENHSLHGMGMIYLKEFVLIDDDDDGDMSLREKTVTDLSIMGGKAAELVCGRLLSTSSGSVSEYKEESLAPEAPPPVEVETEPEKKRCCPCIVS, translated from the exons ATGCCATGTGATTTTCATTACAGCAACTCTGGGAAGAGTTCAGCCGTGGAAGGTTTAAG caaaaaggaaaaatacatgaagaagCAAGGAAGAAGAGACACTGCCAGCATCCCCCTCTCCCCACCAGCAGGGAGCAGCAGTGTTCAAGTCTACAATGAGTACCAGAAGGTGGCTTTCAAGATACATCCTGAGAATGGTCATGCTACAGGGAACGGTTCTCACTCCAGGAAGGACAAGGTCAGTAGCCGAGATGATCAAGGCAAGATGTCGTGTGTACCAGACATCATCTCTCACAGTCAGGACCAGAGGTACGGCATGAAGGACGAAGTGTTTCACAGAAACTCTCTGTGGAGGATGGATTCAAGCAGCCAGGCCTATTCAGGGCAGGAGGACAACTCCACAGACCCACATGAGACCCTGACAGAGACTTCAACTCTGACCTTTGTGGACGCCCACACGATGGATGAATCAACAGAGAACCACAGCCTCCACGGGATGGGGATGATTTACCTCAAGGAGTTTGTGCTgatagatgatgatgatgatggagacaTGTCACTGAGAGAAAAAACTGTGACAGACTTGTCAATCATGGGCGGGAAAGCAGCTGAACTGGTGTGTGGGAGGTTGTTGTCTACCTCCAGTGGCTCAGTGTCTGAGTACAAGGAGGAATCCTTGGCTCCTGAAGCACCACCCCCCGTGGAAGTGGAGACTGAACCAGAAAAGAAACGCTGCTGTCCCTGCATTGTTTCATGA